The Methanosphaera sp. WGK6 genomic interval AGGTATGCAGCCAAGACAAGTAGATGAAATGATTGATGAATATCATTTGAATATGCTTCAAACTGATAAGGGAATTATTCTATTTGAAGGAGAACTTGAAGATTTAAGACGTGCTACTAAGCATGTGGTTGATGTTACATTACCACCAGGCCCTACAGTAAGTGAAATAAAACAAGCTGTTGATAAATTTGATGTGCAACTTAAACAATCTGATGAAGGTCCTCAATTACATGGAACATTATATGATGTTAATGATGCAATTAATTACATTGTTGATATTATGAGGGAAAGATTAGATTTTTAAACCCTCTTTACTATTTTTTTAAAAAAAAAGTTATTTGAAAATAAATATTATATTTTTAATATTGTAGCTATTTTTTCACGTATTTCTTCTTGAACTTCTTCTGTTGATGGTGTTGCATCTATTTTTATTATGTTTTTTTCTGTTTTTAATAGTTTAAGATAGTTTTTTCTTGTTTTTTCAAGAAATGTAATAGTTTCAAATACTTCTTCTTTATCACAACGTTTTATAGCATCCTGTTCATTTAAATCAAGTATTATTGTAAGATCAGGTTGTGGTGTGTGTATGTTTATATTTGCCACCCAACTAATATCTATTGACTCATTATTCTGGTAGCATATACTTGAATAAAAGGATCTATCACTTAGTATTATTTTATCTGAGTTTTTTGCATCTAGTATTTCTTGTTTTAGTGTTAATCTGTCTGCTGCAAATAGTAATGCTAGCATTTGTTGATTTATATCATTTGTTGATTCTTCTTTGAGTAGTTGTTTTCTTATTAGTTGACCTATTTCAGAATTTGTTGGTTCTACTATTATCTTTGTTTCATAATTTTTTGTAGTTAGCCATTCTTTTAATAATTGTGTTTGTGTTGATTTTCCTGCACCATCTATTCCTTCTAATACTATGTACATTTTTTTTAACTCTCTAGATTATATATTATTATATTTTAAACTAATTCTATTTTAATTATTAAGTCAAATATTATATTATATAATATGTTATTTCTAGGAGGAAAATAGTTTGGCTAATGATGATTGTAAAATATTAGCACCAGTAGGTTCTGAGGATGTTTTACCTGCAGCTGTTTTTAGTGGAGCAGATTATGTGTATTTATCAGGAAATAAATATGGTGCTAGAGATTTTGCTGATAATTTTAATTATGATGGTTTGAAAAATGCTATTAATTTCTGCCATAAATTTAATGTTAAGGTTTTTGTAACTGTGAATATTTCTATTCTTGAATCAGAACTTATTGATGTTTTAGATTATGTTTTTTATCTTTATAGTCATGGTGCTGATGCTGTGATTATTCAAGATATTGGTCTTGCATCTATTGTTAGAGAGTTGATTCCTGATTTAGAATTACATGCTTCTACTCAAATGACTATTTATGATTATTCCTTTGTTAAATGGTTAAGTGAAAATGGTTTTAGTAATGTTAATATTTCACGAGAAGTTCCATTAACTCGAATTAAAACTATTGTATCTAAGCTTCATGAATTTAATCATGATATTAATATAGAA includes:
- the tmk gene encoding dTMP kinase; its protein translation is MYIVLEGIDGAGKSTQTQLLKEWLTTKNYETKIIVEPTNSEIGQLIRKQLLKEESTNDINQQMLALLFAADRLTLKQEILDAKNSDKIILSDRSFYSSICYQNNESIDISWVANINIHTPQPDLTIILDLNEQDAIKRCDKEEVFETITFLEKTRKNYLKLLKTEKNIIKIDATPSTEEVQEEIREKIATILKI